In Planctomycetota bacterium, the sequence CCCCTCCGAGGGCGCACGCGGCGATGATCTGAAGCTCGTAGCCGCGCCCGTTGGAGACGTGCGCCTGAGCGTAGTGAAGCGCATAGGCGCATCCGGCCAGGGCCGCAAAAAATCCCGCGACCGTGTAGACGCCGATCTTAATCCCCGTCACCGGAAGGCCCGCGAACCGCGCCGCCTCCTCGTTGCCGCCGACCGCGTACACGTAGCGGCCCCAACGGAAGCGCGCCAGCACGCCCGCCGCGGCCGCCGCCAGGACGATCAGCGTCTTGCCCGCATGCTCCCCGAGCGCCGCGAAAAAAGGCGAGGGCGCCTCCC encodes:
- a CDS encoding ABC transporter permease is translated as EAPSPFFAALGEHAGKTLIVLAAAAAGVLARFRWGRYVYAVGGNEEAARFAGLPVTGIKIGVYTVAGFFAALAGCAYALHYAQAHVSNGRGYELQIIAACALGGVRFSGGQGSVVGAVLGAATLRVLYTLLLQFQVKGEYIEIAYGAAIILAVAVDQWGRGWSLPRRWFGRARP